One stretch of Podospora pseudoanserina strain CBS 124.78 chromosome 4, whole genome shotgun sequence DNA includes these proteins:
- a CDS encoding hypothetical protein (EggNog:ENOG503PCRR), protein MEPTTSGASGSASGPPPGAFAGPPDPSLIPSVPTDAANTAAHSFTAAAVTLNIISFILFSARLWTRSFPVFHMGWDDYVISAAWVLVLTNSILLILTVPYTFGGDPSTFTLADVIYSNKLAVLSQPIWAWSMAAIKISVAGMLLRLEQRKSVRHFLWVMIALQIIVSIYGTLAAVLQCIPLHAAWDLLGLVADAKCWSKGAIRVNSICIASFNIVTDVIFALMPVTFLRKVQIPLRERIVIGVLMALGIFASAASIVKATMAANFGLTEDPNLEGIQMGTWSLVEEQVAFIAACIPCLRKPFQQVLQHFGLATANASTKKTGATGYGRMNGTSGVSNVNGAIRMKSLTSSRAQSEEDILGPNGQNGEAEIWRTTEVRVDLEGGNSVREETIREKI, encoded by the coding sequence ATGGAGCCAACAACTTCGGGCGCCTCGGGAAGCGCCAGCGGCCCTCCTCCGGGAGCCTTCGCCGGGCCACCTGATCCAAGCCTCATCCCCTCCGTACCCACCGATGCCGCGAACACGGCTGCCCACTCCTTCacagccgccgccgtcacccTCAACATCATATCCTTCATCCTTTTCAGCGCCCGGTTGTGGACGAGATCCTTCCCGGTCTTCCacatgggatgggatgactATGTCATCAGCGCCGCCTGGGTCCTCGTCCTGACCaactccatcctcctcatcctcaccgtcCCCTACACCTTCGGCGGTGACCCCTCGACCTTTACCCTCGCCGATGTGATCTACTCCAACAAGCTTGCCGTGCTGTCCCAGCCCATCTGGGCCTGGTCCAtggccgccatcaagatctCCGTCGCCGGCATGCTTCTCCGCCTCGAGCAGCGCAAGTCTGTCCGTCACTTCCTGTGGGTCATGATCGCCCTCCAGATAATTGTCAGCATCTACGGCACCCTGGCCGCCGTCCTGCAGTGCATTCCCCTCCACGCCGCGTGGgatctcctcggccttgttgCCGATGCAAAGTGCTGGAGCAAGGGTGCCATCCGCGTCAACTCGATCTGCATCGCCAGCTTCAACATTGTCACCGACGTCATCTTCGCCCTCATGCCCGTGACCTTCCTCCGAAAGGTTCAGATCCCCCTCCGGGAGCGTATTGTTATCGGTGTCCTCATGGCTCTGGGTATCTTTGCCTCTGCGGCGTCCATCGTCAAGGCGACCATGGCGGCCAACTTTGGTCTTACCGAAGACCCCAACTTGGAGGGCATCCAGATGGGTACGTGGTCATTGGTGGAGGAACAGGTCGCCTTCATCGCCGCTTGCATTCCTTGCCTGCGCAAGCCTTTCCAGCAGGTGCTGCAGCACTTTGGATTGGCGACTGCCAACGCGTCCACCAAGAAGACAGGCGCCACCGGGTACGGCCGGATGAATGGGACCAGCGGGGTTAGCAACGTCAATGGCGCGATCAGAATGAAGAGCTTGACCAGCAGCCGGGCGCAGAGCGAGGAGGACATTCTCGGGCCGAATGGGCAGAACGGGGAGGCAGAAATCTGGCGGACCACAGAGGTGCGTGTGGATCTGGAAGGGGGCAACTCGGTAAGGGAGGAGACCATAAGGGAAAAGATCTGA
- the FLC3_2 gene encoding putative flavin carrier protein 3 (EggNog:ENOG503NW1I; COG:S), whose amino-acid sequence MRLPSLNPLFAISTLATLLLPVVVTAESVLRSSSLAACQASSGFTASLFDVVFTPNNRTVAIDLLATSSIEGYVLFDITIIAYGYKAIQTTVDPCEAKIMGLCPMVSGKMTHPFNLGPFDKEALDVIPGIAYTFPDLDATVRVYINMTSGENKGQTIACLEADVSNGKTVDLIGVKWAAAAVILVAFIASAIVAGLGFTNAASHIAANTLALLAYFQSQAMIGLCSVSLPPVVQSWTQDFQWTMGIIRVGFIQTILTWYQRSTGGTASVIFDTLSIVSVQVEKMKRSLPVLEPAVQAIQKRATDIAHHASTLGKRSYEKTEWGSYIVYGIQRVAFRARIETTNLFLTGITFFYILCLVLVILVLLFKVGVELAVRLKISKGDRFSEFRTGWLTTLKGILFRLTLVCFPPVVILCLWEFTQVDSPGAVVLAVFFLFSMLGALSYAAFKIIQIARRSVALHRNPAYILFSEPRVLNKWGFLYVQYRASAYYFIVPTLVYILVKGMFIALAQRSGVVQAVALIIIEAAALITVSVIRPFMDKSTNSFNIAICSLNFVNAIFLFVFTDVFGLPGLVIGVVGVVLWIANAAFSLILLLMLIITTGIILFHNNPDTRYQFMNDDRTSFIKSQTHIATTSELDALAATARGTGKTIDLDDDESARSSPANVGGLPRPGTAGSNTSPNRYSLKSVRDSARNSVRSSMIAPGGVYMSEKPGGQGHHLRNQASGSVRAPSPLTASGSDGSLPKTSSPPKPQGGNQWQRGAGYD is encoded by the exons ATGCGGCTTCCATCTTTGAACCCTCTTTTCGCCATCTCCACTCTCGCTACCCTCCTTCTACCCGTCGTTGTCACCGCCGAATCTGTCCTCCGATCGAGTTCGTTGGCCGCCTGTCAGGCAAGCTCGGGCTTCACAGCCAGTCTCTTCGATGTCGTCTTCACGCCCAACAACAGGACCGTTGCAATCGACCTGCTGGCCACATCATCCATCGAGGGCTATGTGTTGttcgacatcaccatcatcgcctaTGGCTACAAGGCAATTCAAACCACGGTTGATCCCTGCGAGGCCAAAATCATGGGGTTATGTCCCATGGTATCAGGAAAGATGACGCACCCCTTCAACCTGGGACCCTTCGACAAAGAGGCGCTCGATGTCATCCCAGGCATTGCCTACACATTCCCCGACTTGGATGCGACTGTCAGGGTCTACATCAACATGACGTCCGGAGAGAACAAGGGTCAGACCATCGCGTGTCTGGAGGCTGATGTATCCAACGGAAAGACTGTTGATCTTATTGGCGTGAAATgggctgcggctgcggtgATCCTCGTGGCTTTCATCGCATCCGCCATCGTTGCGGGCCTGGGCTTCACCAATGCCGCCTCCCATATTGCTGCCAACACCTTGGCTCTGCTCGCCTACTTCCAGTCTCAGGCCATGATCGGCCTCTGCAGCGTCTCGCTACCTCCCGTCGTGCAGTCATGGACTCAGGATTTCCAGTGGACTATGGGTATCATCAGGGTCGGTTTCATCCAAACCATCCTGACATGGTACCAGCGCTCCACTGGCGGAACAGCCTCCGTCATTTTCGACACGCTCAGCATCGTGTCGGTTCAGGTCGAAAAGATGAAGCGCTCATTGCCGGTGCTGGAGCCTGCCGTCCAGGCCATTCAGAAAAGGGCGACCGATATTGCTCACCACGCCAGCACTCTTGGAAAGCGTTCTTACGAAAAGACCGAGTGGGGCAGCTACATCGTCTATGGTATCCAAAGAGTTGCCTTCCGGGCCCGGATTGAGACAACCAACCTGTTCTTGACCGGCATCACCTTCTTCTACATCTTGtgcttggtcttggtcaTTCTGGTACTGCTGTTCAAGGTGGGCGTGGAATTGGCTGTCAGGCTCAAGATTTCCAAGGGCGACCGGTTTTCCGAGTTCAGGACCGGCTGGTTGACAACCTTGAAGGgcatcctcttccgcctTACCTTGGTCTGCTTCCCCCCTGTTGTTATCCTTTGCCTGTGGGAGTTTACGCAGGTCGACTCGCCGGGCGCCGTTGTTCTCGCTGTGTTCTTCCTTTTCAGCATGCTCGGCGCCTTGAGCTACGCTGCTTTCAAAATTATCCAAATCGCCCGGCGCAGCGTCGCGCTCCACCGCAACCCAGCCTACATTCTGTTCTCGGAGCCTCGCGTTCTCAACAAGTGGGGCTTCTTGTACGTTCAGTACCGCGCTTCGGCTTACTACTTCATCGTCCCAACACTTGTCTACATCCTGGTCAAGGGCATGTTTATTGCGCTGGCCCAGCGCTCTGGTGTCGTCCAGGCTGTCGCCCTGATCATCATTGAGGCAGCTgccctcatcaccgtcaGTGTGATCCGTCCCTTCATGGACAAGTCGACAAACTCTTTCAACATCGCCATTTGCTCCCTTAACTTTGTCAACGCCATTTTCCTCTTCGTTTTTACCGACGTGTTTGGTCTTCCCGGTCTTGTGATTGGAGTGGTCGGTGTCGTTCTCTGGATTGCCAACGCCGCCTTTTCGCTGATCCTCCTGCTCATGCTCATCATTACCACGGGTATCATTCTGTtccacaacaaccccgacaCACGATACCAGTTTATGAACGACGACCGCACGAGCTTCATCAAGTCCCAGACGCACATCGCCACGACCTCGGAGTTGGATGCGTTGGCCGCTACAGCGCGCGGAACTGGCAAGACGATCGACTTGGACGATGACGAGAGTGCCCGGTCGAGCCCTGCCAACGTCGGTGGGCTCCCACGCCCTGGCACAGCAGGATCCAACACGAGTCCCAATCGGTATTCCCTCAAGAGCGTCAGGGACTCGGCGAGGAATAGCGTGAGGAGTTCCATGATTGCTCCAGGTGGTGTCTACATGTCGGAGAAACCGGGTGGACAGGGCCACCACCTGAGAAATCAGGCCAGTGGGAGTGTCAGGGCACCGAGCCCCTTGACGGCGTCGGGGAGCGACGGCAGTTTACCAAAGACttcgtcaccaccaaagccgcaAGGTGGAAA TCAATGGCAACGTGGCGCCGGGTACGACTAG